The sequence CCAGGCTTGTGGAGTAAAACCGTTTTGTTTAGCAGCTTGTTCCACTTTTTGCCCATGTTCATCAAGTCCTGTTACAAAATGCGTATCCATTCCCATGGCTTTATTGTATCTATTTATAACATCTGCTGCTATTGTTGTATATGCACTTCCTACATGAGGATCACCATTTACATAATATATTGGTGTACTTACAAAAAAATTCTTTTTCATTATCTTTCCCTTCCTATTTTTAAAATTCTATCTGATTATTTAAACTATTAATTCCATTTTTTACAATTTCTGTATATTTATCTAAATCTTCATCATCATCAATTAATATTGGTTCACCTAAAAAGATTTTTACCTTAGAAAAAGGTTTAGGTATTTCAAACTGATCCCAAGTCTTTTTCAATATCCACTTTTTACTATATGAAATTCCTACTGGAACAAGTGGTACAGAAGTTTTTTGAGACAGATATAGAAGGCCTTTTTTAGGCTTTTCTTTTGGACCCTTTGGTCCATCTAGTGGTGTTCCTATTGAATAGCCTTTTTTAAGATATTTTAAAAGTGATATTGTACTTGAAATTTGATTTTTATCAGATGAACCCCTTACTAAAATATAGCCCATTTTTTCAAGAGGAACAGAAATTAATTCTCCATCTTTTGTTGGACTTGACATTGCAAGCTTCTTTTCTACATTTCTAAAAAATATTGGAGTTATAAAAAGTTTACTATGCCAAAATCCATATATATGAGGTCTTTGCATGTCAATTCCATATTTATTTACGATTTCTATTTTTAAAGTAGAAGATATTATTCTTAACACATAATAAAGTAATGTTCCTAAAATTCTATATTTTTTATTCTCTTCCATAAACACCTCTTAAAAAAATTGGGCTGTTATAGTTAACCTTGCAACAGCCCTTTCACTTAAACTAACATTACTCTAAAATTATTCCTCAATTAGAATAAACCAGGAATATTTATTCCACCTGTTACTTTTGCCATTTCTCCTTCAGCTAATTCCTCAGCTTTAGCCATTGCATCTTTAACAGCTGTAAGTATTAAATCTTCTAACATTTCTTTATCATTTGCGGCATCTTTTAATATTTCGTCAGATAATTTTACTTCCATAAGTTCTTTTTGTCCATTTACTTTTACTGAAACGGCTCCGCCGCCAACTGATGAACTAACTTCTTTTGATTTTAATTGTTCTTGAACTTCTAACATCTGTTGTTGCATTACTTGTGCTTGTTTAACAATATCAGCTTGGTTTCCTCCTGCTGTTTTTGTTCCTTTTAGTTTTCTAACCATTTCTTTCTATCCTCCTAAAACTTTTACATATCTTTAATTATACACATATTTTATAAATAATTCAATATTTAATCTAAAACATCATAAGGTAAATATGTCACTGGTTTATTATACAAGTAATCTTTAAAAATCTTTTCTTTTACTAAATCTTTTGCATTCATTTTAATATATCTTGAATATTTTTTATAAATATTTCCTAATTCAAGCTTATCTTTTGCTATTACAATACCGTATTCATCCATATTGTTATCTTCTGCTATTGCATAGATAGTTTCATTCAATCCTCCAATTTCATCTGCTAAACCTATTTTTATAGCTTCATCTCCTGTCCAAATCCTACCTTCTGCAATAGTTTTTAATTTTTCCTTATCTATTCTTCTACCTTTTGATACAACGCTTAAGAAATCTTCATAGACTTTTAAGTTTGAATTATATATCTTATTATATTTTTTTTCTGTAAAACTATCTGCCGAATATAAATCAGAATATTCACCATCAGATATTTTTTCTATATTAACTCCATTATCAGTTATTAATTTTGAAAAATCTGGTAATATACTTACAACCCCAATAGAACCTGTTATTGTGTTTCTATCTACAAAAATTTTATGTGCATTTGTAGAGATATAATAACCACCAGAAGCTGCAACACTTGACATTGAAACATATACAGGTTTTTCTTCTGCTAACTCTTTAACTTTTTTTGCTATTATATCTGATGTTAAAGCAGAACCTCCAGGAGAATTTACTCTTAAAACAACTGCTTTCACTTTATTATTTTCTTTTGCTATATTCAATTTTTCCAAAGTTTCACTTACATTTATATTTTCTTCACCAGAAAAAACTTCTGTTTGTGATTCAACAATATCTCCCTCCAAAGGAATTACATATACGATATTGTTAGAATCTACCATACTTCCTTCTTTATAATAATTTTTTGCATATTCTTGAATAGTTATAATTTTATCCTTTCCACCAACCATAGAAATAACATTATCCCAGTAAACATACTTATCAATTAAATTATTATTCATTAAATCTGCAGAAGAAGCTGCAACTAATTCTCCATCTTTTATAATTTTATCTAAATCCTCTCTATTTATTTTTCTATTTAATGAAACTACATCTAGAAAATTATTATAGTTTTTATCTAAAACTCTAACAGTATCTTCCTTTGCCTCTTTGGACATTGTGTTACTAGCTAGATTTTCCATATAACTTTTATAATCTCCAACATGAATAATATTAAACTTTACACCAAATTTATCAGCTAAGCCTTTTATATAGAAATTTTCTTTAAAATATGGGTATATGTTTACATTGGTTGAATTAGCACTTGGCATATATATTTCATTTGCATAAGAAGCTAAATAATAATTTTTTCTACCAACATTTTCAAAGTAAGCAATTATTTTCTTATTAGCTGCTCTTGCCATTGATATTTCATGTGCTAGCTCTTCACTTTGAGCATAACTTAAAGAATCTCCATTTAATTTTAAAATAATTCCTTCAACTCTATCATCATAAGAAATAGCTTCTATACTTTGTAATAAAGTATAGAAATTTATAGAATCATCTTCAAATAAATTTGATTTTAATAACCTTTCATTATAACTATCTGCAAGATTTATTAAAACATAGGCTTTATTTTTTATAGCTACTGTTGGTTTTTCCTCAAAACTTTTAATAGCAGCACTTATAATAATCCCAACAACAAATAAAAACAGAAATAGTTTTATAAAAAATGATAAAATTTCTTTTATCACAAACAATATAAATCTTTTTAGATAGTGTAAAATTTTCATTTTTTCTTTAACTCCTTTATGTAAAAACTTCAATATATTTTATATCATTCTTTAAATTTTAGCAACCAAAATTAATTAAAAATCTAATATAAAATTTTTTTTAAAAAACTTGACTTAAATTATATTTTTTGATAGAATTGACCACACGGTCAATGACTGCACGGTCATTTTAAAAATAGAATATAAAAGGAGATATTGAAAGTGACATGAACTCTGATATAGATAAAAAATATTTAATTTTAGAAAAAGCAAAAGATATGATAATAACTGAGAGTTATAGTAGTCTATCTATAAGTAAATTGACATCAGAACTTAGTATATCTAAAGGAAGTTTCTATACTTACTTCCCTTCAAAAGATAAGATGCTAAGTGAAATTTTAGATGAGTATATTAAAAACATAATAATTTTTAAAAACAATTTATTAGAAAATTCAAAAAATATAGATGAATGTTTAGATTACTATATAAATTCTATATTAAGTTTAACTGATGAGGAATTAAAACTAGAATTAGTAATAACAAATTTAAAAAGAAATTATGAAGTTTTTAATGAAGAAAATTTTAAAAAATTAAAGATAATTGCTTGTACTATGATAGATTTTGTAAAAGAAGTTCTAAATAAATATAAAAATGATATAAATATTGATGAAAAAGATATAGAAAAATGTTCTAAAATGATATTTAGTATAGCTGAGGTATTTCTTATAATGGAAAATGTTGATTTTAATAGTGATAGATTTTCATTTAAAACATTGAATGAAGTTAAAAAAATGTATAGAAGTGACGAGATGAAAGAGCATCTTGAATTTATAAAAAAAAGTATAAAAAAAATTTTATATTAATATAAATTGTTAGGAGGAACAATGAAAAAATTTTTAACAGTATTTCTTTTGATGACAAATATCGTCTTAGCTAGAGATTTAACTTTGGAGCAAGCAATAGATTTATCTTTAAATAATAGTAAAGAAATGAGAATATCTGAAAAGAATTTAGATATTTCAAAATTAAATGTGAGTAAGGCATTTAAAAATGCTTTACCTTCTGTAACATATACAGGTGCCTATACAGTTGGAGAACATGAAAGGAAAATATTAACTCAAAGTGAAAGAAATTATGTTAACAAAAAAAGAGGATATACCCAAAATATAAAATTAACTCAACCTCTTTTTACAGGTGGAACTATTACAGCAGGTATTAAAGGTGCAAAAGCCTATGAAAATATTGCAAGTTATTCATTTTTACAAAGTAAAATTAAAAATAGACTTGATACAATAAAAATATTTTCTGACATCATAAATGCTCAAAGAAATTTAGAGGCTTTATCCTATTCAGAAGGAATTTTACTAAAAAGATATCAAAAACAAGAAGAACAATTAAAATTAAGACTTATAACAAAAACTGATGTTCTTCAAACAGAGTACTCAATAGAAGATATAAAAGCTCAAATGATAAATATAAAAAATATTATAGATACCAATATGGAAAAATTATATATAAGAACAGGAATTAGCAAATCTGAACCTTTAAATTTAGTGCCTTTTGATATTCCTAATAATTTTTCTGAAAAAATAAATTTAGATAGTGATTTAAAACAAGCTATAAATGAAAGTATTTCAGCTAAAATTGCTGAAGAACAAGTAAAAGTTGCCTCAGCAACTAAAATGGCAGCTGTCGGAGATTTACTACCTCAAGTAAGTGCTTTTGCTTCTTATGGAACAGGTGAAAGAACAACATTTGAAAGAAGCTATAAAGATAGTGAATGGACAGGTGGTGTTCAAGTATCTTGGAAAGTATTTTCTTTTGGAAGTGATTTAGACAATTATAGAGTTGCAAAATTACAAGAAGAACAAGAAGAATTAAAAGAAACTTCTACAAAAGAAAATATTGAAATAAATGTAAGAAGTGCTTATCTTAATGTATTAAGTTTAGAAAAACAAATAGCTTCTCAGGGAAAAACCTTAGAAGTTGCAAAAGTTAATTTTGAACTTAATCAAGAAAAATATGATGCTGGACTTATCTCAACAGTTGATTATTTAGATTTTGAAAATACTTATAGACAAGCTAGAATAGCATATAATAAAGTTTTACTTGATTATTACTATGCTTTTGAAACATACAGATCACTATTAATATAATAAAAATAGTTTAAAACTTTATTATAAATGAAGAAAGGGAAAATTTATGAAAAAAATACTAACAATATTTCTTGCAGCTAGTTTATTATTAGTTGCTTGTGGAAAAGATAAAGAAAATACTAAAACAAAGGAAACTAAACAAGAAACTACTACAACCGAAGAACAAAAGGTAGTAAAGTCTGTTGAAGTTGCAGCTGTAACAACAAGAGAAATGTCAAAACTTTTTGAATCAAGTGCTGTTTGGGAGCCATTAGCAAAAGTCGATTTTTCAACAGATAAAGGTGGAACTGTAAAGACTATTTATAAAAAAAATGGTGAGTATGTAAAAAAAGGTGAAGTGATTGTAAAATTATCAGATGCACAAACAGAAGCTGATTTTTTACAAGCTAAGGCAAATTATCAATCTGCAACTTCAAATTATAATATAGCAAGAAATAATTATCAAAAGTTTAAGACACTTTATGATAAACAATTAATTTCATATTTAGAATTTTCTAACTATCAAGCTTCTTATACAAGTGCTCAAGGAAATTTAGAAGTTGCTAAGGCTACATATATGAATGCTCAAAATAGTTATTCAAAACTTGTTGCAAGAGCTGAAATAAGTGGAATTGTTGGTAATTTATTTATAAAAGAAGGAAATGATATTGCTGCAAAAGAAGTTTTATTTACAATTTTAAATGATAAACAAATGCAATCTTATGTTGGTATCACTCCTGAAGCAATTTCAAAGGTAAAACTTGGTGATGAAATAAATGTAAAAATAGATGCTTTAGCTAAAGAATATAAGGCAAAAATCACTGAATTAAACCCTATTGCAGATAGTACAACAAAAAACTTCAAAGTAAAGTTAGCTCTTGATAATCCTGATGGTGAAATTAAAGATGGTATGTTTGGAAATGTTATTATTCCAGTTGGAGAGTCCTCTGTTCTAAGTATAGAAGATGAAGCAATAGTAACAAGAGATTTAGTAAACTATGTATTTAAATATGAAGATGGAAAAGCAAAACAAATTGAAGTACAAGTAGGAGCAACAAACTTACCATATACAGAAATTTCTTCTCCTGAAATAAAAGAAGGTGACAAAATAATTGTTAAAGGATTATTTGGACTTCAAAATAATGATAGTGTTGAAATTAAAAATGGGGTGAATAAATAATGTCATTAGCAGGAATCTCAATACGTAGACCTGTTGCAACAACAATGGTAATGGTATCATTTATTTTCATAGGACTGTTAGCTATGTTTTCTATGAAAAAGGAATTGATACCTAATATAAAAATTCCAGTTGTAACTATTACTACCACTTGGACTGGAGCTGTTAGTGAGAATGTAGAAACACAGGTCACAAAAAAAATTAAAGATAGTCTTTCAAATGTAGATGCTATTGATAAGATACAAACAGTATCTGCTTATGGAGTTTCTAATGTAGTAGTAAACTTTGACTATGGAGTTGACACTGATGAAAAAGTTACTCAAATTCAAAGAGAAGTTTCAAAAATAGCAAATAATTTACCTAATGATGCTAATACTCCATTAGTTAGAAAAATTGAAGCTGCTGGTGGAAATATGACAGCAATTATAGCTTTTAATGCAGATAGTAAAACTGCACTTACAACATTTATTAAAGAACAATTAAAGCCTAGACTTGAAAGTTTACCAGGTATTGGGCAAGTTGATATTTTTGGAAACCCTGATAAACAATTACAAATTCAAGTTGATAGTGATAAATTAGCTTCATATAACTTATCACCTATGGAGCTATATAATATTGTGAGAACATCAGTTGCAACATACCCTATTGGTAAATTATCAACTGGTAATAAAGATATGATTATTAGATTTATGGGAGAATTAGACTATATAGATCAATATAAAAATATCTTAATCAGTTCAGATGGGAATACATTAAGATTAAAAGATGTAGCAGATATTGTATTAACAACAGAAGATGCAGATAATGTAGGATATCTTAATGGAAAAGAATCAGTTGTAGTTTTATTACAAAAATCTTCTGATGGAGATACTATAACTTTAAATAATGCAGCTTTTAAAGTTATAGAAGAAATGAAACCATATATGCCAGCAGGTACTGAATATAGTATAGAAATGGACGCTTCTGAAAATATTAATAGTTCAATTTCAAATGTTTCTAGTTCTGCTATACAAGGTTTAGTACTGGCTACTATAATATTATTTATTTTCTTAAAGAGTTTTAGAACAACAATTTTAATATCTTTAGCCCTACCTGTTGCAATAATATTTACTTTTGCATTTTTATCAATGAGAGGTACAACACTTAATTTGATTTCCCTTATGGGACTTTCAATAGGTGTTGGTATGCTTACAGATAACTCAGTTGTTGTTGTTGATAATATTTATCGTCATATAACGGAATTAAATTCTCCTGTTATGGAAGCTTCTGAAAATGCTACTGAAGAAGTTACTTTCTCTGTTATAGCCTCTGCTTTAACAACTATAGTAGTTTTTCTTCCAATATTATTTATTCCAGGTCTTGCAAGAGAATTTTTTAGAGATATGTCTTATGCAATAATTTTCTCTAACCTAGCTGCAATTATAGTAGCAATCACTATGATTCCTATGTTAGCTAGTAGATTTTTAGATAGAAAATCAATGAAATCAGAAGATGGTAGATTATTTAAAAAAATAAAAGCATTTTATTTAAAAGTTATTAATAAGGCTATTTCTCACAAAGGATTGACAGTTCTTATTATGGTAGTTTTATTTTTCTTCAGTATTTTTGTAGGACCTAAGTTATTAAAATTTGAATTTATGCCTAAACAAGATGAAGGAAAATATTCATTGACTGCTGAGCTACAAAATGGTACTGATTTAAATAAGGCAGAAAGAATTGCAAAAGAGTTAGAAGAAATTATTAAAAGTGATCCTCATACTCAAAGTTACTTAATGTTAGTAAGTACATCTAGTATTTCAGTAAATGCTAATGTTGGTAAAAAAAATACAAGAGATGACAGTGTATTTACGATTATGAATGATATAAGAAACAAAACTTCTAAAGTTTTAGATGCAAGAGTTTCTATGACTAACCAATTCTCTGGTGGGCAAACAAATAAAGATGTTCAATTTTTATTACAAGGTTCTAACCAAAATGAGATTAAACAACTTGGTAAACAACTATTAGAAAAATTACAAAGTTACAATGGAATGGTTGATATATCTTCAACTCTTGATCCAGGAATTATAGAATTAAGAGTAAATATAGATAGAGATAAAATAGCAAGTTATGGTATAAGTCCTACTGTTGTAGCTCAAACAATAAGTTACTATATGTTAGGAGGAGATAAGGCTAATACTGCAACGCTAAAAACTGATACAGAAGAAATAGATGTCTTAGTTAGACTTCCTAAGGATAAAAGAAATGATATAAATACTTTAGCCTCTTTAAATATTAAAGTTGGGGATAATAAATTTGTTAAGTTATCAGATGTTGCTACTTTACAATATGCAGAAGGAACTTCTGAAATAAGAAAGAAAAATGGTATTTACACTGTTACTATTTCTGGAAATGATGGTGGAGTTGGTCTAGGAGCTATACAATCAAAGATAATTGAAGAGTTTAATAATTTAAATCCTCCTTCAACTGTTTCATATAGTTGGGGTGGACAAACTGAAAATATGCAAAAGACTATGAGTCAATTATCATTTGCATTATCAATTTCAATATTCTTAATTTATGCTTTACTTGCTTCACAATTTGAAAGCTTTATAATGCCAATTATAATAATAGGTTCTATTCCATTGGCATTGATTGGAGTTATTTGGGGACTTGTAATATTAAGACAACCTATAGATATAATGGTTATGATAGGAGTAATCCTGCTTGCTGGAGTTGTTGTTAATAATGCCATAGTACTTATAGACTTTATTAAAACAATGAGAACACGGGGTTATGATAAAGACTATTCAATTATTTATTCTTGTGAAACAAGATTAAGACCTATACTTATGACTACAATGACAACTGTATTTGGTATGATACCTATGGCATTAGGTCTAGGTGAAGGTTCTGAGTTTTATAGAGGTATGGCTATTACAGTAATATTTGGTCTATCATTCTCAACTATTTTAACATTGGTTTTAATACCTATATTATATTCAATTGTTGATAGCTTTACTTCAAAATTAATGACTAGAATAAAAGTTATTTCTCGTAAGTCTAAAAAGAAGGAGGCTAAATAATGAATAATATAAAGAATATGAATGACACTGAAAGTGAAAATTTAAAATTTGTAGTATTACATATAAATGACACTCAAGTTAGACTTTTAGAAAAATTTTTTGAAAAAATAGGAATTTATTATTATACTATTGAAGAAAATGTTAAAAGGGCTATTGATAAATCAATAAAACACCAACAAACAAAAGTTTGGCCTGGCTCAGATGCCTTAGTAACATTCCCTTTAGGAGATAAAAAAGTAGATGAGTTTTTAATAAAATTAAAAACTTTTAGAATGGTTTTACCAAAAGGTTTAATATTATCTGTTGCGATTATCCCATTAGAAAAACTTATCAAGAGTGTATATGAAGAAGATATACCTATTGATGAAGAACTAATGGAAGAACTACAAAACGATAAAGACTATAATATTTAAAAAGTAAAAGCTGTTGCAGTTTTGATTTGCAACAGCTTTTCTCTTATTTTAATTTTTTTAATAATTCAACTAAATATTTATAATATTTCTCAACAGAAGCTATCTCCATTCTTTCTTTTGGAGTATGAACATCATAGATATTAGGTCCTATGGAAATCATATCTAAATTAGGATAATGCATAGAAATTGCTCCACATTCAAGCCCTGCATGAATAACAGTTACTTGCATTTTTTCATTAAATAAATCTTGATAAGTTTTTACAGCAGTATCTCTTAAACGAGATATTGGTTTAAATCTCCATTCAGGATAACCACCACTCACTTCATAACTAGCATTGTATTTTTTAACAATAGTAATTATTTTTTCTTCTAAGTTATCCAAAACACTAGGTTCAGAACTTCTCAAAGATAATATAACAGTAATTTTATTATCTATAACTTTAATAATAGCCAAGTTATCTGAACTTTCGACTATATCAGGATATTCTTTTAGCCATGTATTTACTCCTGTTGGCAAATCATTTAAAATTCTTAAAACTTTTTCAAATAAGTCATTTGAATAAATTTCACTATATTTATTTTCTAATTTAGAAATTTCAAAAGTAATATTAGGATCTTGTTCTATATATTTACTTTTGAAGTTTTCAAAAATTTCTTTACTTTTATTCATAAAATTTTGAGAAGAAGATTTATCAATAGCTATATCAAAATAGCATTCTCTTGGGATAGCATTATCCTTTGAACCACCTTTAATATCACATAATTTCATATCAAAATTCTTTTTAATTTCTGATATAACTTCACTCATAACTTTATTAGCATTTAACCTATTTTTATGAATTTCAGCTCCTGAATGTCCTCCACATAAATTTTTAACTTCTAATCTATAAAAGTCAGAATTAGCATTCTCAAATTTTTCTTTTTCTTCATTAAAAGTAATATCTATTTCTCTTCCACCAGCACTACCCACAGTAACCCAAGCTTCTTCTTCTGAATCAATATTAATTAACATTTTACCAGTTAAAATATTTTCTTCAAGTTCTAAGGCTCCTCTCATTGTTGTTTCTTCTTCAACAGTAACAAGTAATTCAATTTCTGGATGTTCTATATTTTCATCTTCAAGAATAGCAAGTCCCATAGCAACTGCTATTCCATTGTCTGCTCCAAGAGTTGTCTTATTTGCTCTTAAAAATTTACCATCAACAATTAAATCAATCCCATCTGTTTTAAAGTTATGATTTGAATCTAGTTCTTTTTCACAAACCATATCCATATGCCCTTGAAGAATTATTCCATCTGAGTCTTCATAACCTTTAGTTGCAGGCTTTTTAATAACAATATTATTAATTTTATCTTGATAAACTTCTAATCCAAGTTTTTTAGCAGTATCTACTAAAAAATTACTCACAGCTTTTTCATTTGCTGATTCTCTTGGAATTTTAGATAATTCTTCAAAATAATAAAATACTCTTTCTGGTTTTAAATTTACTAATTTGTTTGACATTTTTTTACTCCTTCTTAAAAATTATTTTTAGATATTTTTTGAATATAAAATAAAATCTTTTTCACTAGATTCAAAATTTGAATTTAAAAACATTGTAGAAGAGGAAACATTATCTTTTCTTACTAATCCAGTTAAAACTGTCCCTTTCTTTTCTTTTACCATGTTTTCAGCAAATTTAAGTAATTCTTTGCCTATACCCTTATTTCTATGTTCTTCCACCACTGCAACTAAATCTATCCATGCTCCATCATAATGTAGATTAGACATATACAAAATTCCTAAATATGCAACTGGAATATTTTCTGAGTATTTAATAAATAATTGATATTGTTTATTCTTTTTTATTCTTTTACATAACTCATCTACATTAACATCTATATCTTTAAAAGATTTGCTATCTATATAGATTATATCTTCCATCATTTTCTGTGAGCCATCAAATTCTTTTATCATATAACAACCTCTCTCCTTTTTTATACTTTTGACAAGAATTAATCCAATAAACAGTATTGAAAAATCCAACAACTCTTTTCTATTATATAGCTCTATAATAAGCAATTCCATCTATAAACTCATAATTTGCCTTACCAATAGCTCTTAAATGTTCCAAGTTAGCCAAAGCTTCTCCTGTTGCAAACCACTTTTGATTATTAGGGAATTCTTCAAAGTTTTTAGCCCTGTAATCCCAATGCATTTTTGCAGCAATCTGTGCAGCAGAAAATTTTTCTCCTTCTTTTAATAAGCTATACACTTCTGCATTTCTATCAGCATAATGCTTTTGAAGTTCTTCTATTCTAAGTTTAGGATTTTTTATTACTCCCCTATGTGCTGCATAAATTATATCCACTTCCATATTGTAAACTTTATCCAAATTTTTAAGATAAATTCCCAAAATATCTTCATATTTAAATTCCCAAAAACTTATATTAGGAGTTATCTTATTTAAAATATGATCTCCTGAGAATAAG is a genomic window of Fusobacterium nucleatum containing:
- a CDS encoding lysophospholipid acyltransferase family protein; amino-acid sequence: MEENKKYRILGTLLYYVLRIISSTLKIEIVNKYGIDMQRPHIYGFWHSKLFITPIFFRNVEKKLAMSSPTKDGELISVPLEKMGYILVRGSSDKNQISSTISLLKYLKKGYSIGTPLDGPKGPKEKPKKGLLYLSQKTSVPLVPVGISYSKKWILKKTWDQFEIPKPFSKVKIFLGEPILIDDDEDLDKYTEIVKNGINSLNNQIEF
- a CDS encoding YbaB/EbfC family nucleoid-associated protein, producing MVRKLKGTKTAGGNQADIVKQAQVMQQQMLEVQEQLKSKEVSSSVGGGAVSVKVNGQKELMEVKLSDEILKDAANDKEMLEDLILTAVKDAMAKAEELAEGEMAKVTGGINIPGLF
- the sppA gene encoding signal peptide peptidase SppA; amino-acid sequence: MKILHYLKRFILFVIKEILSFFIKLFLFLFVVGIIISAAIKSFEEKPTVAIKNKAYVLINLADSYNERLLKSNLFEDDSINFYTLLQSIEAISYDDRVEGIILKLNGDSLSYAQSEELAHEISMARAANKKIIAYFENVGRKNYYLASYANEIYMPSANSTNVNIYPYFKENFYIKGLADKFGVKFNIIHVGDYKSYMENLASNTMSKEAKEDTVRVLDKNYNNFLDVVSLNRKINREDLDKIIKDGELVAASSADLMNNNLIDKYVYWDNVISMVGGKDKIITIQEYAKNYYKEGSMVDSNNIVYVIPLEGDIVESQTEVFSGEENINVSETLEKLNIAKENNKVKAVVLRVNSPGGSALTSDIIAKKVKELAEEKPVYVSMSSVAASGGYYISTNAHKIFVDRNTITGSIGVVSILPDFSKLITDNGVNIEKISDGEYSDLYSADSFTEKKYNKIYNSNLKVYEDFLSVVSKGRRIDKEKLKTIAEGRIWTGDEAIKIGLADEIGGLNETIYAIAEDNNMDEYGIVIAKDKLELGNIYKKYSRYIKMNAKDLVKEKIFKDYLYNKPVTYLPYDVLD
- a CDS encoding TetR/AcrR family transcriptional regulator, coding for MNSDIDKKYLILEKAKDMIITESYSSLSISKLTSELSISKGSFYTYFPSKDKMLSEILDEYIKNIIIFKNNLLENSKNIDECLDYYINSILSLTDEELKLELVITNLKRNYEVFNEENFKKLKIIACTMIDFVKEVLNKYKNDINIDEKDIEKCSKMIFSIAEVFLIMENVDFNSDRFSFKTLNEVKKMYRSDEMKEHLEFIKKSIKKILY
- a CDS encoding TolC family protein; this encodes MKKFLTVFLLMTNIVLARDLTLEQAIDLSLNNSKEMRISEKNLDISKLNVSKAFKNALPSVTYTGAYTVGEHERKILTQSERNYVNKKRGYTQNIKLTQPLFTGGTITAGIKGAKAYENIASYSFLQSKIKNRLDTIKIFSDIINAQRNLEALSYSEGILLKRYQKQEEQLKLRLITKTDVLQTEYSIEDIKAQMINIKNIIDTNMEKLYIRTGISKSEPLNLVPFDIPNNFSEKINLDSDLKQAINESISAKIAEEQVKVASATKMAAVGDLLPQVSAFASYGTGERTTFERSYKDSEWTGGVQVSWKVFSFGSDLDNYRVAKLQEEQEELKETSTKENIEINVRSAYLNVLSLEKQIASQGKTLEVAKVNFELNQEKYDAGLISTVDYLDFENTYRQARIAYNKVLLDYYYAFETYRSLLI
- a CDS encoding efflux RND transporter periplasmic adaptor subunit yields the protein MKKILTIFLAASLLLVACGKDKENTKTKETKQETTTTEEQKVVKSVEVAAVTTREMSKLFESSAVWEPLAKVDFSTDKGGTVKTIYKKNGEYVKKGEVIVKLSDAQTEADFLQAKANYQSATSNYNIARNNYQKFKTLYDKQLISYLEFSNYQASYTSAQGNLEVAKATYMNAQNSYSKLVARAEISGIVGNLFIKEGNDIAAKEVLFTILNDKQMQSYVGITPEAISKVKLGDEINVKIDALAKEYKAKITELNPIADSTTKNFKVKLALDNPDGEIKDGMFGNVIIPVGESSVLSIEDEAIVTRDLVNYVFKYEDGKAKQIEVQVGATNLPYTEISSPEIKEGDKIIVKGLFGLQNNDSVEIKNGVNK
- a CDS encoding efflux RND transporter permease subunit, with protein sequence MSLAGISIRRPVATTMVMVSFIFIGLLAMFSMKKELIPNIKIPVVTITTTWTGAVSENVETQVTKKIKDSLSNVDAIDKIQTVSAYGVSNVVVNFDYGVDTDEKVTQIQREVSKIANNLPNDANTPLVRKIEAAGGNMTAIIAFNADSKTALTTFIKEQLKPRLESLPGIGQVDIFGNPDKQLQIQVDSDKLASYNLSPMELYNIVRTSVATYPIGKLSTGNKDMIIRFMGELDYIDQYKNILISSDGNTLRLKDVADIVLTTEDADNVGYLNGKESVVVLLQKSSDGDTITLNNAAFKVIEEMKPYMPAGTEYSIEMDASENINSSISNVSSSAIQGLVLATIILFIFLKSFRTTILISLALPVAIIFTFAFLSMRGTTLNLISLMGLSIGVGMLTDNSVVVVDNIYRHITELNSPVMEASENATEEVTFSVIASALTTIVVFLPILFIPGLAREFFRDMSYAIIFSNLAAIIVAITMIPMLASRFLDRKSMKSEDGRLFKKIKAFYLKVINKAISHKGLTVLIMVVLFFFSIFVGPKLLKFEFMPKQDEGKYSLTAELQNGTDLNKAERIAKELEEIIKSDPHTQSYLMLVSTSSISVNANVGKKNTRDDSVFTIMNDIRNKTSKVLDARVSMTNQFSGGQTNKDVQFLLQGSNQNEIKQLGKQLLEKLQSYNGMVDISSTLDPGIIELRVNIDRDKIASYGISPTVVAQTISYYMLGGDKANTATLKTDTEEIDVLVRLPKDKRNDINTLASLNIKVGDNKFVKLSDVATLQYAEGTSEIRKKNGIYTVTISGNDGGVGLGAIQSKIIEEFNNLNPPSTVSYSWGGQTENMQKTMSQLSFALSISIFLIYALLASQFESFIMPIIIIGSIPLALIGVIWGLVILRQPIDIMVMIGVILLAGVVVNNAIVLIDFIKTMRTRGYDKDYSIIYSCETRLRPILMTTMTTVFGMIPMALGLGEGSEFYRGMAITVIFGLSFSTILTLVLIPILYSIVDSFTSKLMTRIKVISRKSKKKEAK